A stretch of the Amycolatopsis sp. BJA-103 genome encodes the following:
- a CDS encoding TetR/AcrR family transcriptional regulator, which translates to MKTSRERYRTQVRVEIKQYAWEQLATTGVSALSLNAIAKHVGMSGPALYRYFASRDDLITDLVRDAYRSLADVVQAAAGSGGVAEVAHAIREWALADPQRYLFVYGTPIPGYRAPGDTTKISNEIMAVLLDVHSACTEERRPTPFDVHLEDHREWAGDPSVPSAVLRRAMTFWTRLHGVLSLELAGHFDGMGFDPGVLFAAELGALVAHE; encoded by the coding sequence ATGAAGACCTCACGTGAGCGCTACCGGACCCAGGTGCGCGTGGAGATCAAGCAGTACGCGTGGGAGCAGCTGGCCACGACGGGCGTGTCCGCGCTGTCCCTCAACGCGATCGCCAAGCACGTGGGCATGAGCGGCCCGGCGCTGTACCGGTACTTCGCCAGTCGCGACGACCTGATCACGGACCTCGTCCGCGACGCCTACCGGAGCCTCGCCGATGTCGTCCAAGCCGCCGCCGGGTCGGGAGGTGTGGCCGAAGTCGCCCACGCCATCAGGGAGTGGGCGCTGGCGGACCCGCAGCGATACCTGTTCGTCTACGGCACGCCCATCCCCGGCTATCGCGCGCCCGGCGACACCACGAAGATCTCGAACGAGATCATGGCCGTGCTCCTCGACGTCCATTCCGCGTGTACCGAGGAGAGGCGGCCGACGCCGTTCGACGTCCATCTCGAAGACCATCGCGAGTGGGCGGGCGACCCGTCGGTGCCGTCCGCGGTCCTCCGTCGTGCCATGACGTTCTGGACCCGGCTCCACGGCGTCCTGTCCCTCGAACTCGCCGGTCACTTCGACGGAATGGGGTTCGATCCCGGCGTGCTCTTCGCCGCCGAGCTGGGCGCCCTCGTCGCTCACGAGTAG
- a CDS encoding ABC transporter substrate-binding protein translates to MRTQFQKWRTTVAVVSAAALALGTAACGSTDDSAGSAGATRPFDTPSGQVQIPVQPKSVVALDQYTYFGLLDVGVHPKATASGYTDSFAVFPAYADEYAKAPKVGGSMEIDIEQVGAQGPDLILGNKFLSLEKHKIEDYQKLAPTAILGGAAGEPGVAWPQWVIQAADAVGKKPEAEALKKQYEDRAAQIRSTYADKLSKVKFALINGGGGKWYLNLDESWGGTILKDLGVQFARAGITDPKENTPEFSTENLDKLNEADVILYQADYQGKAGADTQQIIDLPAYQGLRAVKAGKSLPTGNFYALHYKAAMSFQDEIEKILKEF, encoded by the coding sequence GTGAGGACGCAGTTCCAGAAGTGGCGTACGACGGTCGCCGTGGTTTCGGCGGCCGCACTGGCTCTGGGCACCGCCGCCTGCGGCTCGACCGACGACAGCGCCGGCAGTGCCGGCGCGACCAGGCCGTTCGACACCCCGAGCGGTCAGGTGCAGATCCCGGTCCAGCCGAAATCGGTGGTCGCGCTCGACCAGTACACCTACTTCGGGCTACTGGACGTCGGGGTGCACCCCAAGGCCACGGCGTCCGGCTACACCGACAGTTTCGCGGTGTTCCCGGCCTACGCCGACGAGTACGCCAAGGCGCCCAAGGTCGGCGGCTCGATGGAGATCGACATCGAGCAGGTCGGCGCGCAGGGACCGGATCTGATCCTCGGCAACAAGTTCCTCTCCCTGGAGAAGCACAAGATCGAGGACTACCAGAAGCTCGCGCCGACGGCGATCCTCGGCGGCGCCGCGGGCGAACCCGGTGTCGCGTGGCCGCAGTGGGTCATCCAGGCCGCCGACGCGGTCGGCAAGAAGCCCGAGGCCGAAGCGCTCAAGAAGCAGTACGAGGACCGCGCCGCCCAGATTCGCAGCACCTACGCGGACAAGCTGTCCAAGGTCAAGTTCGCGCTGATCAACGGCGGCGGCGGCAAGTGGTACCTGAACCTGGACGAATCCTGGGGCGGCACGATCCTCAAGGACCTCGGCGTCCAGTTCGCGCGGGCCGGCATCACCGACCCGAAGGAGAACACCCCGGAGTTCTCGACCGAGAACCTGGACAAGCTCAACGAAGCCGACGTGATCCTGTACCAGGCCGACTACCAGGGCAAGGCGGGCGCGGACACCCAGCAGATCATCGATCTGCCCGCGTATCAGGGTTTGCGCGCGGTCAAGGCGGGCAAGTCCCTGCCGACCGGCAACTTCTACGCGCTCCACTACAAGGCCGCGATGTCCTTCCAGGACGAGATCGAAAAGATCCTCAAGGAGTTCTGA
- a CDS encoding ArnT family glycosyltransferase: protein MDTPAEVPARSPGRAHRLALAAILLVTTAWYGWGIWELGYGYPYYSAAVDSMSRSWTGFLFGSVDPLGVVTVDKPPMGLWVQVLSVQVLGFHGWALILPQVLEGVATVWVLFLTVRRWQGERVALLAAALFACTPIVVAVIRDNMPDPLLFLLLVSAAYAVTRAIDDSGRERRWMLLAAVFLGCAFTTKMVQAWLVLPALALAYLVGSSSGVRTKALTTALATGVLAVTSFWWVVVVDLWPSPKPYIGSSADGSARDLVFGYNGLGRIVGQDFAAAASYAEEHGKSFYQSDPGPGRLLGTSLGGQAGWLLPLALAAVLAAVVLVVLGRRPPRRTVAGWVLWGGWLLVCAAVFSFMRGIWLLYYTAELAPAIAALSAAALATLWRQYRAEGRWWPLLPTVVAALGFWAWLLVNRAPEWNGWTGIVVAAATALAVGLLVLGKLGPRRVALPGFAIGLVAISAAPVVWSTATSIGYSAGLPMLPAAGPVSLQTDYLEPAVRDDLRGLLGGWGARDYRASAGTLDETGKALLGYVERQSGDTRVTLAVETADTAAPFIMATDRAVIGMAGFTNRDPAPAPDRLREWIERGEVAHVLLLPEEKGQYEFVRTTCVAVPPAAYGAEEGPGDLYRCRP, encoded by the coding sequence GTGGACACTCCGGCAGAAGTCCCCGCCCGTTCTCCCGGCAGAGCGCATCGGCTCGCCTTGGCCGCGATCCTTCTCGTCACCACCGCTTGGTACGGCTGGGGGATCTGGGAACTCGGCTACGGCTATCCGTACTACAGCGCCGCTGTCGACTCGATGTCCCGCAGCTGGACCGGTTTCCTCTTCGGCTCGGTGGATCCGCTCGGCGTGGTGACGGTGGACAAGCCACCGATGGGACTGTGGGTCCAGGTGCTTTCCGTGCAGGTACTGGGTTTCCACGGCTGGGCGCTGATACTGCCGCAGGTGCTCGAGGGCGTGGCGACGGTCTGGGTGCTGTTCCTGACCGTCCGGCGCTGGCAGGGTGAACGGGTCGCGCTGCTCGCCGCCGCGCTGTTCGCCTGCACGCCGATCGTCGTCGCGGTGATCCGCGACAACATGCCGGATCCGTTGCTGTTCCTGCTTCTGGTGAGCGCGGCCTACGCCGTGACGCGGGCGATCGACGACTCCGGACGCGAACGCCGCTGGATGCTACTGGCCGCGGTGTTCCTCGGCTGCGCGTTCACCACGAAGATGGTCCAGGCGTGGCTCGTCCTGCCCGCCTTGGCCTTGGCCTACCTGGTGGGCTCGTCGTCGGGCGTCCGCACGAAGGCGCTGACGACCGCTTTGGCCACCGGGGTCCTCGCCGTCACGTCGTTCTGGTGGGTCGTGGTGGTGGACCTGTGGCCGAGCCCGAAGCCGTACATCGGCAGCAGCGCCGACGGCTCCGCCCGTGATCTCGTCTTCGGGTACAACGGCTTGGGCCGGATCGTCGGCCAGGACTTCGCCGCGGCGGCCAGCTACGCCGAGGAGCACGGGAAGTCCTTCTACCAGAGCGATCCCGGGCCGGGAAGGCTGCTGGGGACGTCGCTGGGCGGCCAGGCGGGCTGGCTGTTGCCGCTCGCGCTGGCAGCGGTACTGGCAGCCGTCGTCCTGGTGGTCCTCGGCAGGCGGCCGCCGCGCCGGACGGTGGCGGGATGGGTGCTCTGGGGCGGCTGGCTTCTCGTGTGCGCGGCCGTGTTCAGCTTCATGCGCGGAATCTGGCTGCTGTACTACACCGCGGAACTCGCGCCCGCGATCGCCGCGCTGTCCGCGGCCGCCCTGGCCACGCTGTGGCGGCAGTATCGGGCGGAAGGACGCTGGTGGCCGTTGCTGCCCACGGTCGTCGCCGCTCTCGGCTTCTGGGCCTGGCTCCTGGTGAACCGGGCACCGGAATGGAACGGCTGGACGGGGATCGTCGTGGCCGCCGCGACGGCACTGGCCGTCGGCCTCCTCGTCCTCGGCAAGCTCGGACCGCGCCGCGTCGCCCTTCCCGGGTTCGCGATCGGGCTCGTGGCGATCTCGGCCGCGCCGGTGGTCTGGTCGACGGCGACGAGCATCGGCTACTCCGCCGGTTTGCCCATGCTCCCGGCCGCCGGCCCGGTCTCCCTGCAGACGGACTACCTCGAACCCGCCGTCCGCGACGACCTGAGGGGACTCCTCGGCGGCTGGGGCGCCCGTGACTACCGGGCTTCGGCCGGGACTCTCGACGAAACCGGCAAGGCACTTCTCGGTTATGTGGAACGACAGTCGGGTGACACGCGGGTGACCCTCGCGGTCGAAACAGCCGACACCGCCGCGCCGTTCATCATGGCGACCGACCGGGCGGTGATCGGCATGGCGGGCTTCACCAACCGCGATCCGGCACCGGCGCCGGACCGGCTCCGGGAGTGGATCGAACGCGGCGAAGTCGCCCACGTTCTGCTTCTGCCGGAGGAAAAGGGCCAGTACGAGTTCGTGCGGACGACGTGTGTCGCCGTGCCGCCCGCGGCGTACGGCGCCGAGGAGGGGCCGGGAGACCTGTACCGCTGCCGCCCATGA
- a CDS encoding SRPBCC family protein, whose product MTDTRPAPKTRRRVAARTAVLALPLAIGLLGGAVTPAQAATPASPAPLSCQGKTIDTKAPIHYRTEALIKAPLSKIWRLQTDVERWPSWQEPVLSNERLDWGPLRKNSRFRWTTPAPATATTPATTLSITSTVHQLQRGKCIRWSGPAAGEGLSIDNGIHVWNFTEVKGGVLVRTEENWSGAQVEADVPTSTQFLGWGLEAWMKDLKAAAESHC is encoded by the coding sequence ATGACGGACACCCGGCCCGCCCCGAAGACCCGCCGCCGCGTCGCCGCCCGTACGGCCGTGCTCGCCCTCCCGCTGGCCATCGGACTCCTGGGCGGCGCCGTCACCCCCGCCCAGGCGGCCACCCCGGCCTCCCCCGCGCCGCTGTCGTGCCAGGGCAAGACCATCGACACGAAGGCCCCGATCCACTACCGCACCGAGGCCTTGATCAAGGCTCCCCTGAGCAAGATCTGGCGGCTGCAGACCGATGTCGAGCGCTGGCCGTCCTGGCAGGAGCCGGTGCTGAGCAACGAGCGCCTCGACTGGGGCCCGCTCCGGAAGAACTCCCGGTTCCGCTGGACCACCCCGGCGCCGGCCACCGCCACGACGCCCGCCACCACACTGTCGATCACCTCGACCGTCCACCAGCTCCAGCGCGGCAAGTGCATCCGCTGGAGCGGGCCCGCGGCCGGCGAGGGCTTGAGCATCGACAACGGCATCCACGTCTGGAACTTCACCGAGGTCAAGGGCGGCGTGCTCGTCCGCACCGAGGAGAACTGGTCCGGCGCCCAGGTCGAGGCCGACGTCCCCACCTCGACCCAGTTCCTCGGCTGGGGCCTCGAAGCCTGGATGAAGGACCTGAAAGCCGCCGCCGAATCCCACTGCTGA